A portion of the Uloborus diversus isolate 005 unplaced genomic scaffold, Udiv.v.3.1 scaffold_14, whole genome shotgun sequence genome contains these proteins:
- the LOC129232864 gene encoding zinc finger protein 345-like → MAYQSEILHGSEKNYLCEHCSKAFSGAFHLKTHLRVHTGEKPYSCVQCSKAFRDASNLKKHLRVHTGEKPFSCKHCSKSFFCAADLKTHLKTHTGEKPYSCVQCFKAFTVASALKKHLRVHTGEKPYSCEYCSKAFSDASYLKTHLRLHTGEKPYSCVQCSKAFSYASNLKKHLRLHTGEKPYSCEYCSKAFSSASDLNKHLRVHTGEKPYSCVQCSKAFSYASNLKKHLRLHTG, encoded by the coding sequence ATGGCATATCAGTCTGAGATCCTTCATGgctctgaaaaaaattatttgtgtgaacattgttcaaaagcattttccggTGCTTTCCATTTAAAGACACATCTGAGAgtacatactggcgagaaaccgtattcctgtgttcAGTGCTCAAAAGCATTTCGCGAcgcttccaatttaaaaaaacatttgagagtacatactggagaaaaaccgttCTCCTGCAAGCACTGCTCAAAGTCATTTTTCTGCGCTGCAGATTTGAAGACACATCTAaaaacccatactggcgagaaaccgtattcctgtgttcAGTGCTTTAAAGCATTTACTGTTGCTTCCgctttaaagaaacatttgagagtacatactggagagaaaccgtattcctgtgaatattgctcaaaggcattttctgatgCTTCCTATTTAAAGACACATCTGAGattacatactggagagaaaccgtattcctgtgtacagtgctcaaaagcattttcttatgcttccaatttaaagaaacatctgagattacatactggagagaaaccgtattcctgtgaatattgctcaaaggcattttccagTGCTTCCGATTTAAACAAACATCTAAGagtacatactggagagaaaccgtattcctgtgtacagtgctcaaaagcattttcttatgcttccaatttaaagaaacatctgagattacatactgga
- the LOC129232865 gene encoding zinc finger protein 271-like, with amino-acid sequence MAYQSEILHGSEKNYLCEHCSKAFSRAFHLKTHLRVHTGEKPYSCLQCSKAFPSASNLKKHLRVHTGEKPFSCKHCSKAFSHSANLKTHLRTHSGEKPYSCVQCSKAFSGASDLKKHLRVHTGEKPYSCEHCSKAFSLASNLKNHLRTHTGEKPYSCVQCSKAFSGASDLKKHLRVHTGEKPYSCEHCSKAFSDASDLKTHLRVHTGEKPYSCEYCSKAFSRASDLNKHLRVHTGEKPYSCVQCSKAFSRASDLKTHLRLHTGEKPYSCEHCSKAFSDASALKKHRRLHTGEKPYSCVYCSKAFSDSSDLNKHLRVHTGEKPYSCVYCSKAFSRASDLKTHLRLHTGEKPYSCEYCSKAFSCASNLNKHLRVHTGEKPYSCVYCSKAFSRASDLKKHLRLHTGEKPYSCEHCSKTFSDASHLFYHLRTHTGVKPYSCE; translated from the coding sequence ATGGCATATCAGTCTGAGATCCTTCATGgctctgaaaaaaattatttgtgtgaacattgttcaaaagcattttcccgTGCTTTCCATTTAAAGACACATCTGAGAgtacatactggcgagaaaccgtattcctgtctACAGTGCTCAAAAGCATTTCCCAGcgcttctaatttaaaaaaacatttgagagtacatactggagaaaaaccgttCTCCTGCAAGCactgctcaaaagcattttcccaCTCTGCAAATTTAAAGacacatctgagaacccattctggcgagaaaccgtattcctgtgttcagtgctcaaaggcattttctggTGCTTCcgatttaaagaaacatctgagagtacatactggagagaaaccgtattcctgtgaacattgctcaaaggcattttccctcgcttccaatttaaagaatcatctgagaacccatactggcgagaaaccgtattcctgtgttcagtgctcaaaggcattttctggTGCTTCcgatttaaagaaacatctgagagtacatactggagagaaaccgtattcctgtgaacattgctcaaaggcattttctgatgCTTCCGATTTAAAGACACATCTGAGagtacatactggagagaaaccgtattcctgtgaatattgctcaaaggcattttcccgTGCTTCCGATTTAAACAAACATCTGAGagtacatactggagagaaaccgtattcctgtgtacagtgctcaaaagcattttcccgTGCTTCCGATTTAAAGACACATCTGAGattacatactggagagaaaccgtattcctgtgaacattgctcaaaggcattttctgatgCTTCCGCTTTAAAGAAACATCGGAGattacatactggagagaaaccgtattcctgtgtatattgctcaaaggcattttctgattCTTCCGATTTAAACAAACATCTGAGagtacatactggagagaaaccgtattcctgtgtatattgctcaaaagcattttcccgTGCTTCCGATTTAAAGACACATCTGAGattacatactggagagaaaccgtattcctgtgaatattgctcaaaggcattttcctgTGCTTCCAATTTAAACAAACATCTGAGagtacatactggagagaaaccgtattcctgtgtatattgctcaaaagcattttcccgTGCTTCcgatttaaagaaacatctgagattacatactggagagaaaccgtattcctgtgagcattgctcaaaaacattttctgatgctTCACACTTATTTTatcatctgagaacccatactggcgtgaaaccgtattcctgtgaataa